TCAAGAGTGATGTTTACAGCCAAATGACAAAACTTCCTCCCATATATACGCAAGCCATCTGTCCTCTGTAATGGAGCGAAGGGCAATTTTTGGGCTTGTTTACAGTTCTTTAAAATTTAAGGAGACAAGTACACAGTTCAACAAATAAAAGGACCAAGTTGATGGAGTAGTTGTAGTAGTGCTAGTATTCGTAATTTGCTACAACTAAATCTGAGCAAACTTAATGGCTTGCTTAGTCGGTGTTGGGCTGATCTTATAGTAATTCTGCAAGTATTCCCCGACCACTACTTTCTTATATCCGTGATGATTATTGTTGGACTTCCCATCTTTGAGAGGTTCAATCTCAGCTTCTGAAGGCGGGTTGTAGAACAATGCAACTGAAAAGCGCTCGACATCCCTTTGGGTAACAGCGCGATGCCAACTGCTCCTGAAGCGCCCATTGCTCAATATCTCCATCAGGTCTCCCACGTTGATTAACAATGCATCGACCGGCCACTGGACCGTGAGCCATTTCATGTCCTTGAACACTTGGAGTCCTCCAGAGGCTTCAAACTGCACCAAAACGGAGAGGGCACTAGCATCAGAATGTTCAGTTATTCCCAGAGCTAAGTCAGGCCTCGGGCATGGTGGGTAGTAGTTCACTCTGACGTTGACTTCGCTCTTTTCCTCGTCGAACTGTTTTATGAAAATTTGCCCGTCTACTGATAAGGTTTCGGCAAGAGCATGGAGTAACGAATCGCAGATTTTCCTTGCTCTCTCTACAAATTTCTCCACTGCTTCCCTGCAATTCATGGTTATGAATGTACTCAGAGGTGCTCCGGCCGGGAgatgaaagaaaattttcaagaatGTCACGTATATTCAGGTAGCTTATGTGTCTGAGCAGTCCAGGCCAATGACCATTTTCCCCTTcaatttttcttgaattgaAATAATGTCTCTTATAAATGTGAGAAAATAAgtagggaaaagaaaaggaaaggcacCAAGACCTACATAAGATGAAAGAGTAACAATAGGATTCGATCAGTCTAGCAATCTAGTTTGATAACACTGGCTATGGTTGACTTGATCGTACGTCTTCGCTAAATAAAGAAGTTTAACTAACAAAAATGAGAACAAGGAGTTTTTAAATAGAAAGAGACGAATTAATGATCATGCTAAGTCGATGATGATTGAAGGCTGTGGACAGTATAGAATGAAATTGTTGACTAGTGCTGTATAAAATTATCAGATCTATTCAACAGTAGTTTGTTTTTCTCCCATTCTATGTGCGTgggtttcttttttctccccatTTGCTGATAGGGTTTCCCTTTCGCATTAGTGCCTGTTCTGGTAAACTTGTTCACTCAAATATGGAAAATGAAATCCTGAACCAGCTCTATCTCTATTTTCAACTTAGTTGATGCGGAGAATAATCCTAAATGTTTTAAGCGTGGCACCATCGGTCGCATAGCTAAGAAATGAGGAAGAGAAAATGTCAGTACCTATGTCCGAGATCTATTTAACAGTAAGGGCATTCGAATGTTGAGATCCAGTCCAGGCTTCCTTCCTAGCTACTAACTTAAGTTCATCTCCATTTGTAGGTTAATTGATTTCTATCTTAAACTAGCTCACGTGTTTTCCTCACGTATTTAAATTGGGTTACCTAAAGTAGATGTATAGTGGATGCCAGCAAGCAATTCACTAATTCCTGTAATATAACTAATATAGAAGTACTGTGTGATGCATATTATACTATTATTAGGAATTATTAACCAATAATGCAAGAGAGACATGTCATGATCGTTGCCAGTTTGAAAAAGCAAAGCGGtatgtttgataaaattgaaattcgaaaactaaaatttgaaatttgaaatctgaattcattaatttattgaattgttaaatattaaatcaaatatatttgagtgtatatcacattcagtaataagtgaataacttattacttatttttggaaacaagttttgcttaaaaaattcaGTGACATTTAATCAATTcagatatttaatttttgattaaaaaacacgtctgaacatattaagatttgaatctattaaatttaaatgctgaattggattatcaaataaGATAATATTTTAAAAGGCGAGTGTTAGACATGCATTTTGCGTTCGCCTAAACAATATGAAAGCCCTCACGAGTTTTTTTTagtatttaaaaatataaaaatacaataataatattatgaAAGGGTTCTTTTAACCGGTGCCTATCAATCACTCGTTAATGTATCTAAATTTTATCTAACCTATCATGTATATACACATACGGACAATTATCACCCTTTTTagcatttatatactttccctaattaatcttacatttTCAAAAATCCAACCCCTAAAGTACATTTGAACGAGTGGCTAATGCACAAgactttttataaaaaaataaaaattattaataaataCAAGGAATtgataaaattaagaaaaattacaaaacaaatatTATTGTTATCAAACGCAACTCTGACCCACATACTAGTCATTTAggcttagtttgggagtttaggacaaaaaacaaaataattatattttgaCATCAAAGAAACAAGTTGTGAAtgcttttattttatatttttcccaaacaattcaaaaaataaatgaaattcttCCTCGAAAAAGACTGAACAATAATAAGGACTAGAAACAAAGATAAGAATAAAgagtagaaaaattaaaagttgaaacttaAAGAAAATGCTCAAAATGCAGAACTCCTAGAAGTCCAGGCAATGGCGGAGTAATAAAAAATTCTCAAAGGGGGGCAAAATTAAcacatatttttttcttaatttttaaaaaaataggacATGTCAGTATTCACGTAACTAGTAGAATTAatgcatttattttataaacaacgtagaaaaaaaatactctaatttactcataaaattatcaTTTTACTTGAAAAAGCACACAAATCCATTTAAAATTGCTCACAACGGGTCTTCATGGTATGATAATGATGTACAATCCTTTCATTTTAACGTGTAaaatacatatttttcaatGTAATTAGCTAAACAATCATTAATTATATAAGATTCTAAATGAATGAGTTAAAAACTATACGAAGCTCCAAAGGACTAAATGAGTGAAACATATAACAAACAAGGCATAAATTACTGCAACTTCCAAGGGAATCAAATGGCTAGATTATagatttagaaattttttagttatttaatactatttttcattaaattccaaAACTTGTCCAATGCATACTTCACTTCTTAACATTTCAGTGGGGGCAAATAcaaatatttttctaaattgcaaaggtaaaaaggaaaattttggagaGGGCAGTGGGCCCGTGCTCTCCCACCCCTCATCTACCGCTAGTTTGGGCAGTCAGTCCTGAACGCCAAACAACACTTGCGACCCATTTAATTTAacagtaaatcttatatacactgactgacagtgtatatattatcaccGTTTAATTCATGATATATGtgcaaaaattcaaattcaaattctgtATAATTGTCATCCATCCAACGTTgttgatagtgtatatattgttaacgtagaaaagattaatccttaatTTAAACTAGTCTTTATGACATGAACAATAGTCAATCAAAAAGGACAACCCTTTCTTTGTTGATGAGTTATATGCAGAATGTTCAATGTCATTGATCAGGTCAAGAAACATAAGAATGTCCAGGGCAACGATGCTGTTTGTGGATATGttttttttctgggttgttgTTTCCACAGAAGAAGTCAACTTACCTGAAGTTCGGAGGATTTTGAGGCCAGACACGGAGTCCTTGAGTAGCATCCCTGGGAGCAGCTTTCATTGTTAAACGATCGATCCAATCCAAAGGCTGATCTTCTGACTTCACAAAGTTCCGCCCATACCCCATGTTGTCAACACTAAGATATGATCCAACGCtagctttcttttcttgaaatgACAGCCCAAAGAACCCTTTCACCACATCCTTCACCTCATCCAAAATTTTGGGCTCTATTCCATGCTTTTCGATCAAGAACATACCCCAATCCTTAGCAGCACCGGCCAACTTGGTTAACTCCCGGTCACGGTCCTCCAAATCGTCCCCCAATTGAATTTTGCTCATGTCTATACAAGGAAGAGGATCAGGAACTTCAATATGGCTAATTTCATGCAGTTCTGAAGATGGTGCAGCGATTGGATCAGCTGTTGGCGACACCCTGATGAACCTCTCGGGCAAGAAATCGAGCCGTTGACGCGCAAGTTCCTGCACCACAGGCACACTAGAATTTCGTAGCACGCCGTTTTGGTCTATGAACTTGGCTTCATGGAAAGCTACATGGTTGTTGATGTCCATGGCCATTTTTCCTTATCAGAGGAACCGATTATCTTTTTTATGTGCTTGTCCTTAACTAATGGCGGCGTAGGGCTCGGTTGATTTTACGTAAGGGAGGAAAAATCGTAGGAAGCCGACAAAATTACATAACTCAGCACTCAGCAGCTCGATCAACAGTAAAACCTCTGTAATGGCAATTATCAAAGTATCATCACTTAGACGTTGACACGTGACTACTAATGAATATTGGTACACCAACCTTTTGTAATTGTTAAACTCAAACAATTTATCTTTACTGCCTTTGTACATATTGCTTTGCAATACACTTTTGATTATATACTACCTAAAAGTTTACTATTAACTTACACTATTTATTTCATTCAAATGACTAATAATATTTTTGGACGAAAAGGATACCATCAACTAAAGTTTGTCAAGTGCACTTATCATTCAAAGAAATactcatttaattaattaaagttttattttattttataaaaataagaattattctattaataaaaaatattaaaaccaCATTTATTATACCTCCTGACCCCGCTTAGGTTGCCTTTGGGTCAGTTTGCTGATGCCTGCTGCGTGTCTGAtattatttgtgtgtgtgtgtgtttcattccgtttcgaaaaaaaaaaaaaaaaaaactaggtgAATGGCCAATCTAAAAGAGAAATTTCCTATTTTGCTTCATTATTTAGATGACATTTGAGATTTCAATCTTTTCAATTACTGGGATTAGTTCAATGACAAGAGGAAGACTCTCAGAGTTCTCCTTGCCGTCATTCAAATTTTGGGTTTAACAGTTGGGGATAGAAAAGGTGTGGCGTGGAataaggattaaaaaaaaaatagccttTGCAATGATAGTTATTATCTTAATGTCCAATCACAAATTTGTCTCAGTGTGGACTAATTATATAACAAGTTTAGTAGTTAATTTTTAACCAatgtgataccgttaatgagATAAATAGAGACTTCATAATCTTATTTGAATTGTATTTAATGTGAGGttaatgtgatttacactttaGTTTACGAAAGTAGTTGGtccaatgagataaattttctccAGTGCATCCGGTAGGAGCCGGTTTTCTAAATCTTTTTTTCTCGTAAGACGGCAAGAATTGCCTTAAAAATTGCCAACTGAACTGTAGCTATTGCAGGCTTTGCAGCATAATTGTATCAACAACAACGACATCACTTctaggggtggcaatggggcgggggtTGTCAAATAActtcccccgtcccccgccccgccccctCGTTTCCCCTGCGGTCCCCCGCGAAAGATTTCAAAATAGACCATTCAGAGGCTTACGGTacaatttgccaaaaaaaatttcattgaatcATACAACACACGAAAGATAAAGAAGAAAAGCATCATAAACCTATCAGCAACAAGCAAACCTTTTGTGTTCTGAAACACCATTAGGCCTGCCGAGATTGCATACACAACCTATTCTAGTTTCGCAAGTTTTCAGTGGGAAGACTGGTCACACCACTCCCTTTCAATGCTTTGATATTTCAGTGGGAAACCCGGCTGGCTATCCAGGAAAAGAAGCCGTGAGATGggtttaagaaaaagaaagaagatggcAAAAGGAACGGGGAGGCTGAGTCTTTGGCGTTTGTCAATTGTAAGTGAGGGTGCAGGAAATTTAGGATTGTcttgtgtgtgtctatatatatatataatttttttttattctatgCGGGGGACGGGATCGGTGTATGTTGCCCCACCCCCGGCCCCGTTTTAAGGCGGGGGAAATATTTtgcccccgccccgccccattTCTATTCCGCGGGCACCCATCCCCATTGTCATCCCTAATCACTTCAACAATACTGTAAGTCGAACGAAACCCGGAGAAGCATTAGAACGTCCGATTTATGTGGGCCGAATTCATCGACCAATTTGGTGAGCCCAACAAATCTCAGACCGTTGGCTGTTGCCAATTAAGAGCCCAGTGGCGACACCTTCCAGTCTACCGTAGGTTTTGGCTTTTACAAGAGCGTCACCGTTTCACCgcaataaaatgaagaaacaaacAGGACGCTGAAGCAAAATTGTGCTACTACTTCGTTAACTTTCATGTACCTTCTTACCCTTAAAAAACtaatagctagtttgggagtttagcatagaaaagaaaaaaaaaagaaaagaagagattttGACGTTGTTTAGGTGTTTAAAGAAAGAAGTGGAAAGattttggatatatatatatcattaaaAATTTGTTCACTAATCATTTAAGAACACAATTGGcactttgaaaatttttttttgccacTCTTCCACTTTCCGTCCAAATCAGGCCAAAATGGAGCCTCAAAACGGATCTGATCAAATCAGctcatttctcttctttttagACGTCAAGAATCTTCCAATCGGTGAAAAATTAATTCCCTCtatcactttctttttttttttttttggccaaatctcATCTCCCAAACTCactataaaagaaaaataactgtttttttttttgggtaacctTGGATTTACAAAACTGGTCTTATTGTGGTcctaaaaaagaagaaaaaaaaaacgttgTGTTTATTGAATGTACCGAGTCGGTAGTACGCTTGTGCTTATTTGTTCACAGGTTTCAAGTGGAGCAAACCCAATCCACTTGGATGAGAAGGGttgcaagaaaaacaaaataggCGCCCTCTTGGGTCGCTGCATCGTCCACCGGCTTGCAAGCGATACAAAATAGGCGGcctccttttcctttccttttttttttttttttgaaacagaAATGAGAATCAGGATCAACTCCCAGCCACACTGGCCCGGAACTGGTCCAAAGTAGCGGCtatctctttttttgtttttcaggcCTGAATGGCAATAAAATTCCTGACCATAAATTTGAGCCCCGTCCACAAATAAGGGGCAAAAATGGAACGCGAGGCCATCTTGGTCATTTCAGAACTGGAAAAATTGGGTAGACCGGGTCTAACAGCTAGATTGGAGACCCTGTGAACAAGAAGTAGCCACGTGGCTGCTTcgaattttaataccaaaaggctattaaaaatatattagaTCTTCCATTTTCTACATCTCTTTCTTCCCACTAGAGAACTCTTAGAACCTCAAGATAAAACTTTGCAAGATACATGAGAGCTCTACTTAGATAGTTGAGGAGTTTCAATTGAGTCCGCCGCCGCACTTTCTTGGGTGGCGATAATAGTTGCGGCGACAACAACTGTGAGACAGGGTGTGGGAGTGGAATTGGCAAAGGGTTTTAGGATGTAACTtcatttttttggttaattGATAGGCAGATTTCAATCGAACATTCAAAGTTGCAAAAGGAAATTTTGTGCATGGACGTAGCAAAATCACAAGGAAAAAagttttgtacttttttttggGTGTAGTTAACACCATGTTGTTGTCCTAAAATTCCAAGGAAATTTCATCTCAGAAAATGCGGAAAAGCCTTCAATTGGACATCCTCCACTTCCTTGCATAGCAAAAAACTTCTTATCGGGATTAAGATTATGCAGTTGTTTTAACTTCTGAATTCCTCCTCTCATTTTTTAAACAACTCTCCACGTACAAACTTCGAACTTAGGGACGTTAGATCTGGAGGGTATTCAgggttttgttttggttgcaGAGAATAATTGGAATTCTTCCCAAAGCCTCgcactttttcctttctttcttttttttttttttttttttttttgttgataaatATACATGAGAGATTAGTCGACGGCGTGGTTGCTTAAGAACCACCCGATCCATAAGTGCCGCCATGCACCCAAGCTGTTGCCAATTAGATCACCGCTCCCACTCGTCCCGATGCAGCGCTGGCAAATTGCTTTCTGCCGTCACAACCGTGCGAGCTAGCAGCCAATCAAGACATTGGCCAAGCAGAATACGAGTAATCATGGGATATTGGCATATTTTATTGCCCCTGtttaaaaggcaagaagatgTTTTGGGAGTACATGGGCTTGAACAGCAAAACATTTCTATTGTTTGGAtacaataaaattatttttttaaaaaaatcatttgattactttataaatacatttttcactCCTCATGCTTTTCCTAGTATTGTTGCCCTCTTTAAGAACTagttattttttccattttgttCTGGATATTTTGTCCGTGCACATTTAATAAAACTTCCATATCACTTGAGATGGTCTCAACAAATATAGGATTAGAGTGGATCGGACAATCAAGCAACCAAGAAGCCTAGTGGGCATGGTGCCCAAGTTtaaacctcttttgttttcgACTAATCGTCAACTCTTATACTACTTCTATCTCTACTCGTGCTCCAATATAACATGTCTAAGGGAGGACTTAGTTAGGTCGGAAGATTAAAGGGGATGATTCGAATTTTATTACGGGTATAGATGTTTGAGATTCCTGGCCTGCAATCGGGCTTAGTACCTTATATTTTACCCGAGCCAAGTTGACTGGTGGCCCAAGATTAATAAGAGCACCAATTATCAAGTGATGGTCCCATGTATGAGCTGGGATAGGACACCGGCACCTTTTAATGCCTCAAATCAAGATGTACGAGTCATGCTCGTGCATGCATTCGAAGAAACATCCAACTTCTTTTTAACTTCTTCTAACCATTTTTTGCCGATGATAACAATTCGATCGGCTATTAATAACGAGTGATCCAAGAGACAAGAGGAGCACATGATAGAGCTTTTAACGTTTGACTGGGACAGAGAGGGACGAAGAAACCAAAGCCACTGGCTAGTCGCACGAGCTGCATCCCTTTTGATTAATTTGGCCGGCAGACAGCAGCGAACGGACTATATTTCAGTGGCGGTACAGATATAGTAATAATTTTGATCATGTTCAAAAACAACCCATTAATCAATAACCCTTTGTTCTGGTGGCCGGGAAGTTTTCAAGTTCAATAAACTGTGAAATCTGCAGCAATTTGTGTGTGTGCCCGTGTGTTGGCAGTGGCACTCCTTTCTAAAAATCTTCATGCGTCTGGTGTGTAGGAATGCAAACGAACCGAATCGAGTTGAATTTTGGTCTAATCGAACCGAGACTCAAGTTAATTTTAAGaaattcgaactcgagttcgacgaGTTCAAAacgtcaaactcgagctcgagttaaaaaaaataaaaaataattattttttaacaaataataaaatattaggaatatatatgtaattttaatattaaaataaaaataaaaaaatatataattgagctcgcGAGCCACTCAACGAGTTTGATatttttgaactcgagttcgataTTGATCGAGCTTATATTTGAGCTGTTCGCGATCGATTCGTTTGTAACACTAGTCTCATGTTTTTCTCCTTTGAGATTAACACATGTGCTTATGTAAACAAATCAATTGTATGCCCAAGTTT
This portion of the Coffea arabica cultivar ET-39 chromosome 2e, Coffea Arabica ET-39 HiFi, whole genome shotgun sequence genome encodes:
- the LOC140036786 gene encoding protein LATERAL BRANCHING OXIDOREDUCTASE 1-like, producing the protein MAMDINNHVAFHEAKFIDQNGVLRNSSVPVVQELARQRLDFLPERFIRVSPTADPIAAPSSELHEISHIEVPDPLPCIDMSKIQLGDDLEDRDRELTKLAGAAKDWGMFLIEKHGIEPKILDEVKDVVKGFFGLSFQEKKASVGSYLSVDNMGYGRNFVKSEDQPLDWIDRLTMKAAPRDATQGLRVWPQNPPNFREAVEKFVERARKICDSLLHALAETLSVDGQIFIKQFDEEKSEVNVRVNYYPPCPRPDLALGITEHSDASALSVLVQFEASGGLQVFKDMKWLTVQWPVDALLINVGDLMEILSNGRFRSSWHRAVTQRDVERFSVALFYNPPSEAEIEPLKDGKSNNNHHGYKKVVVGEYLQNYYKISPTPTKQAIKFAQI